One Plectropomus leopardus isolate mb unplaced genomic scaffold, YSFRI_Pleo_2.0 unplaced_scaffold27168, whole genome shotgun sequence genomic window, TACTACCAGCCATCTTGGCACATTGTGCTTCACTTGTCAACCGAGTGCTAGTCTTGCATAGCCAGACCACTCTGTGCACTTCATTTTAGCTTTGGAAAATACTTGAATGCATGTGCGGAAATCAAAAGCAAAACCTAGTAGCAGTGGTGATGGCGCAGGAAAGAGCCAGAATTTCTTAATAAGGGAGAAAGAGCAGATCTGCTTccagtccctttttttttaagattattttttggcattctAGCCTGTATAAGATAGGACAGATCagtagtgtgaaaggggaaaagagagaggagacgaCATGCAGTAAAAGGGCCCGAGCGGGAGTTGAACCCGAGGCCGCTGCGGCAAAACTGCTGCCTTCATGCAAAgggcacctgctttatccactcagccaccaatGCCTACTCTCTTTGTTCACACTATTTATGTGGTAAAACCatatcaaacaaaataatagtcatagcagagtatttttacatagCCCACTCTAAAACATGTTCGGCTGTGGGACTTAAAGGTTCACTCACAGGGAGAGAGTAAGATATTCCCAAAATTAACTGGTatgatttgtgttattttctgtaaGCATGTTTCTCATTTCTGCCATCCCTTCTTACCAACTTCCAGGGTTCATAGCGGCAGATATTAAAGGAACTGGCTCATGGACTCAGCTCTACCTAATTACAGACTACCACGAGAATGGATCTTTATACGACTACCTCAAGTCCAACACCTTAGATGTCAAGGCTCTCCTGAAACTGGCGTACTCGTCCATATCAGGCCTCTGTCATCTGCACACTGAGATTTACGGCACACAGGGCAAACCGGCCATCGCACACAGAGACCTGAAGAGTAAAAATATCTTGGTAAAAAAGAACGGATTCTGCTGTATAGCAGACCTCGGACTGGCTGTCAAATTTAACAGGTAAAACATCCAGTTTGAACtgttaaacactttttttttaaatacaattttgagcATCTTGAAGATATCATAAAATACCTTTTAGTTATTTCTGTTTCTAATCCTTGTTTTAGTGACACCAATGAGGTGGATATCCCTCCCAACCTGCGAGTAGGTACCAAGCGTTACATGCCACCTGAAGTGCTGGAAGAGACCCTGAACAGGACCTACTTCCAGTCTTTTATAATGGCTGACATGTACAGTTTTGGCCTCATCCTTTGGGAAATGGCACGACGTTGCATCTCCGGAGGTAAGAACAGCAAAtgcaactctttttttaaaaatgtaaatataatctATACATTTCTAAATGTTCTCTTAATGATTCTTCTTATTCcaacacacatttgttttgctgAAGGTATTGTGGAGGAATATCAGCTGCCCTATCATGACCTTGTACCCACTGATCCGTCCTATGAGGACATGAGAGAAGTAGTCTGCATTAAGAAACAAAGACCTTCATTTGCTAATCGCTGGAGCAGTGATGAGGTattctaaatgtttttctgtaccAACTTTTTATTGTAAGA contains:
- the LOC121937697 gene encoding bone morphogenetic protein receptor type-1B is translated as YVDSSIQYMALFISITVCSIILGLILVFCYFRYKRQESRPRYSIDLEQEETYIPPGESLKDLIEHSRSIGSGSGSGLPLLVQRTIAKQIHMVKQIGKGRYGEVWMGKWRGERVAVKVFFTTEEESWFRETEIYQTFLMRHDNILGFIAADIKGTGSWTQLYLITDYHENGSLYDYLKSNTLDVKALLKLAYSSISGLCHLHTEIYGTQGKPAIAHRDLKSKNILVKKNGFCCIADLGLAVKFNSDTNEVDIPPNLRVGTKRYMPPEVLEETLNRTYFQSFIMADMYSFGLILWEMARRCISGGIVEEYQLPYHDLVPTDPSYEDMREVVCIKKQRPSFANRWSSDE